TCTCTTCGCTTCGCTCATTCGAAACGACAATATGGATGGAATAAAATGGATAATGAGAAATCTTATAAAATTGATAATTGGTCGCCCTGTATTATGTTTAAGATAGGTCTACGCATATCTCGCTACGCACATTCAAAATTTATATTTCATTATTCAAAAAACGCCATGTAGGATTTTCGGATTTGATCAAAGCCACCTTCTTTTCTCGTCGCCATTTTTTAACCTGTTTTTCCCTTGCTATTGCATGGTCAACATGTGTAAAATGTTCGTAATAGACCAGGTTATAACAATAATACTTTCCAGCAAATGAATCAGGCTTTCCCTTGTTTTCGGTATGTTGGAGTATTCTCACACGCAAATTATTAGTCATCCCTACATATAAAACTTTTTTCTCGGGATTGGTCGTGATATACATGTAAAAGTTATAATTCCACATTTTTAGAAACTTATTATAAAAAATATAATGTCATTTCGAACGATAGTGAGAAATCTTAAACGTCCTGCATCGCCCGCAGATATGATGTTTAAGATTTCTCTTCGCTGCGCTCATTCGAAATGACAATATGGATGGAATAAAACTAAATATAAAAAATGTAATGTCATTTCGAACGACAGTGAGAAATCTTAAATGTCCTGCATAATCAACAGGAGTGATGTATAAGATTTTTCTTCGCTTCGCTCATTCGAAATGACAATATGGATGGAATAAAACTAATTATAAAGAATGTAATGTCATTTCGAACGATAGTGAGAAATCTTAAACGCGCTGCATCGCTCGTAGATATGATGTATAAGATTTTTCTTCGCTTCGCTCATTCGAAATGACAATATGGATGGAATAAAACTAATTATAAAGAATGTAATGTCATTTCGAACGATAGTGAGAAATCTTAAACGCGCTGCATCGCTCGTAGATATGATGTATAAGATTTCTCTTCGCTGCGCTCATTCGAAATGACAAAGGGGTTAAATGCTACATCTTACAAAACTTCCCAAACACTCCCAATGGTAATTTCACACCCGAGGTTGCCTGCAAATAAAGCTCTCCTGTTTCCAGGTTCTGCACCCGGGGGTAGGCGCCCTTTATAAGGTTTTCGATGATGACCGATGAAAAGCCCAGCGAATAAGCGTTCAGTATCAAAAAATGCTCATCCGGGTCGAGCAGTTGTACCACGTCCTGCATCATCTCGTTAATATGATCTTCAAGCTTCCATTTTTCGCCGTTGGGGCCATGACCATAAGCCGGCGGATCGAGGATGATGCCGTTGTATTTTTTACCGCGTTTTACCTCGCGTTTTACAAATTTCAGTGCGTCTTCAACCACCCAGCGGATATTGCTGAGGCTCGAAAGCTCCTGGTTCTCATTGCCCCAGCTAACTACCTGTTTGATGGAATCGACATGGGTTGTATCGGCACCGGCGGCCTGCGCAGCTAATGACGCCCCGCCGGTATAAGCAAACAGGTTAAGCACCTTTGGCTGCGGTGTTTTAAATTTTTTGATGATCTGCGATGAGTAGTCCCAGTTAACCGCCTGCTCGGGGAAAATGCCCACATGCTTGAACGAGGTAAGCGCCAGCCTGAATTTGATAGCGATCTCCGGGTTTTTATATTCGATGTGCCAGCGGTCGGGTGTCGAGGGATTCTTTTTTACCCATTCGCCCGATGTTGCAGAGCGGCCTTTGAATTTAATATGATGCAGCTTTTGCCACTCCGACTGCGGCAGCACTTTACCCCACACGGCCTGCGGTTCGGGGCGAATCAGTATGACATTGCCAAATCGTTCCAGCTTTTCAAAATCGCCGCAATCAATCAGCTCGTAATCTTTCCAGTGAGTGGGGGTGAGGAGTTGGATCATTTAGTTTAGTGATCAGTGATTTGTTAATCAGTGATTAGTTGTCTGCCCGGCAAATATAGGCAATTCATTTAAGCGGTATTACTAATCACTGATCACCGGCAGCCAATCACAGCTTTTCCCGCGCTGCTTTCATAAAAGGGCTGGCGAAAACGAAGTTATTGAGCTCTTTATTGTTGGTGTGGGCAATTTCCTTGTTGGTGCCTTCCCACCATTTTTCGCCGTTATATAAAAAGATGATATGGTCGCCTATACCCATTACCGAATTCATATCATGCGTTACCACCACGGTAGTGGTATTATATTCCTCGGTTAGCTCGCTTATCAGTTCGTCGATAAGGATAGATGTCAGCGGGTCGAGGCCCGAATTAGGTTCATCCACGAACAAGTATTTTGGCTGCATGGATATGGCGCGCGCTATGCCCACACGCTTCTTCATACCGCCTGATAGTTCGGATGGGAAAAGCTTACCCTTTCCTTCCAGGTTCACCCTTTCCAGGCAAAAATTGGCACGGTCAAGCTTTTCGCTTTTGCTCATATCAGTAAAAAGATTGAGCGGGAACATAATATTTTGTTCGACGCTCATCGAATCGAACAGGGCCGAGTTTTGAAAAAGCATGCCTATCTCCTTGCGTATGGGTACGCGTTCGCGAAAGTGCATTTCGGTAAAGTTCTGCCCGTCGTAAAAAACCTCACCGCTGGTAGGTTCGTGCAGACCCACGATGCATTTGAGCAAAGTTGTTTTCCCCGACCCCGATCCGCCGATAATGAGATTTTTTTTGCCGGCTTTAAACTGCGAGTTTATCCCG
Above is a window of Mucilaginibacter ginsenosidivorans DNA encoding:
- a CDS encoding GIY-YIG nuclease family protein, yielding MYITTNPEKKVLYVGMTNNLRVRILQHTENKGKPDSFAGKYYCYNLVYYEHFTHVDHAIAREKQVKKWRREKKVALIKSENPTWRFLNNEI
- a CDS encoding class I SAM-dependent methyltransferase, which translates into the protein MIQLLTPTHWKDYELIDCGDFEKLERFGNVILIRPEPQAVWGKVLPQSEWQKLHHIKFKGRSATSGEWVKKNPSTPDRWHIEYKNPEIAIKFRLALTSFKHVGIFPEQAVNWDYSSQIIKKFKTPQPKVLNLFAYTGGASLAAQAAGADTTHVDSIKQVVSWGNENQELSSLSNIRWVVEDALKFVKREVKRGKKYNGIILDPPAYGHGPNGEKWKLEDHINEMMQDVVQLLDPDEHFLILNAYSLGFSSVIIENLIKGAYPRVQNLETGELYLQATSGVKLPLGVFGKFCKM
- a CDS encoding ABC transporter ATP-binding protein; the protein is MIEAKDIHKKFGDNEVLRGINSQFKAGKKNLIIGGSGSGKTTLLKCIVGLHEPTSGEVFYDGQNFTEMHFRERVPIRKEIGMLFQNSALFDSMSVEQNIMFPLNLFTDMSKSEKLDRANFCLERVNLEGKGKLFPSELSGGMKKRVGIARAISMQPKYLFVDEPNSGLDPLTSILIDELISELTEEYNTTTVVVTHDMNSVMGIGDHIIFLYNGEKWWEGTNKEIAHTNNKELNNFVFASPFMKAAREKL